A genomic window from Dermacentor silvarum isolate Dsil-2018 chromosome 9, BIME_Dsil_1.4, whole genome shotgun sequence includes:
- the LOC119463662 gene encoding juvenile hormone acid O-methyltransferase, which yields MKILLPNVPDNVERIVGVDVCANMVSYAREHNSHPKLAYEQLDITGDVSEFLSLYGPFDRLYCFNSLNRVKDQLTAWRNMAKLLKPGGECLLFYGAWYVTPEIWRALAKKERWSRFAELWEGLIPPSQDIGSTDERLNYVRSLAKDVGLELRSCEMAHIYLPMQQWSGMLTALIPGNKTLTAEERHVLVQDANEELHNWLQGRQNPLLADNYVIHGIKPMTRRT from the exons ATGAAGATCCTTCTGCCCAACGTTCCAGACAATGTAGAGAGAATTGTAGGGGTGGACGTGTGCGCAAACATGGTTTCCTACGCCCGGGAGCACAATTCTCACCCAAAGCTAGCCTACGAGCAGCTGGACATAACAGGAGACGTCTCCGAGTTCCTCAGCCTGTACGGACCTTTCGATCGGCTCTACTGCTTCAACAGCCTTAACCGCGTGAAAGACCAGCTCACGGCATGGAGAAACATGGCCAAGCTACTGAAGCCTGGTGGAGAATGTCTTCTGTTTTACGGCGCTTGGTACGTGACACCTGAGATTTGGAGGGCATTGGCCAAGAAGGAACGCTGGAGCAGGTTTGCGGAG CTGTGGGAAGGCCTCATTCCGCCTTCACAGGATATTGGGAGCACTGACGAGAGACTCAACTACGTCCGATCACTGGCCAAGGACGTTGGGCTGGAATTGAGGAGCTGCGAGATGGCTCACATCTATCTCCCCATGCAGCAGTGGTCGG GAATGCTGACTGCATTGATACCAGGAAATAAGACACTAACTGCTGAAGAAAGACACGTTTTGGTCCAAGACGCAAACGAAGAATTGCATAACTGGCTACAAGGACGGCAAAACCCGCTCTTGGCTGACAACTATGTAATCCACGGGATAAAGCCGATGACACGGCGCACATAA